The genomic window AAAGATTTCCTTTTTTATTCTAATCTAAATATATCATTTTTTTAGTCATTCCACCATCAACTAAAATATTTGCTCCATTTATAAAATCATTTTCCTCATTACTTAAAAATAAACAAAGATTTACAATATCCTTAGGTTTTCCAACTCTTCCAGAGGGATGTTGGCTATGGTCTTTCTCTCTAAGACTTTCATAATCTTCTACTTCTATCCATCCAGGACTTATTGCATTTACTGTTATTCCAGTTCCACTAAGAGAAACACAAAGAGTATTAGTTAAAGATACTATTCCTCCTTTAGAACTTCCATATGCCTCCCATCCAGCTTCATTTTGGTTAAATCTTGTAGAAGCTATATTTATAATTCTTCCAAAACTAGCTCCATTATTTATTTTTATAAATTCTTTACAACAAATAAAACTTCCTCTTAAATTTGTATTTATAACTTCATCAAACTCATTAATTTCTATTTCAGTTATAGATTTATTAAATTTGCTGATAGCTCCATTATTTATCAAAATATGTACTTCTCCAAATTTTTCTTTAATCATTTGAAAAATATTTTTTATTTCTTTTTCATTTTTTAAATCCATTTTAAAAAAATGTACATTTTTATTTTCAAAATTATTTTCCAATATATCTAAAGCAAAAACATCATATCCTTTTTGAGCAAAACCCTCAACAAGAGCTTTTCCTATTCCTTTAGCTCCACCTGTAATAATAACTCTTTTCATAATATTAGCTCCTTTTATAAATTATTTTTCATCAAATTAAAAATATACAAAAATCTTAAATAAATTTTTTTAAATATTATTTTTAACTTTCATATATTTTTATTATACTATAATATTTTTTTATTCATTTAATAAAATATTCATTTTATATCTGTTTTGTAATTATAATTTTTAATATATTAAAAGGGCTATTTGAAAATAATTTTTATCTTCAAATAGCCCCCTATATTATATCGATCGTAGGTCATCTACTCCTTCCATCGAAATATTTTAATTTTTATAAAATAAATCGTTATCTTTTACAATTTCCTTTATCTATAATCAATTTTTTCATATTCTATTACGACTA from Fusobacterium perfoetens ATCC 29250 includes these protein-coding regions:
- a CDS encoding SDR family NAD(P)-dependent oxidoreductase, translated to MKRVIITGGAKGIGKALVEGFAQKGYDVFALDILENNFENKNVHFFKMDLKNEKEIKNIFQMIKEKFGEVHILINNGAISKFNKSITEIEINEFDEVINTNLRGSFICCKEFIKINNGASFGRIINIASTRFNQNEAGWEAYGSSKGGIVSLTNTLCVSLSGTGITVNAISPGWIEVEDYESLREKDHSQHPSGRVGKPKDIVNLCLFLSNEENDFINGANILVDGGMTKKMIYLD